The following coding sequences lie in one Gemmatimonadota bacterium genomic window:
- a CDS encoding serine/threonine protein kinase, with the protein MLQRFRSERQILARVQHPNIATLLDGGLTDDGTPWLAMQFVDGIPITQWAREHALGLRERLALFRTVCEAVHAAHGHLVIHRDLKPSNILVTADGKVRLLDFGIAKVLDASATSPETGDLLLLTPEHAAPEQFRGEAVTTATDVYALGVLLYQLLAGSRPYQLTPTTALPHAVCEDDPLPASIAAADASRLRAVGLATSPVPPAAIAGDLDAIIAKAVRKEPERRYGSASELAADVRRYLDGFPVEARPGDACVRGPALRAPPSGRGRSSSRFVHRPRLAGGGVRARGARQSRTGRRDCP; encoded by the coding sequence ATGCTGCAGCGCTTCCGTAGCGAGCGACAGATCCTCGCCCGCGTGCAGCACCCCAATATTGCGACGCTGCTCGACGGCGGCCTGACCGACGACGGCACGCCGTGGCTGGCCATGCAGTTCGTCGACGGGATCCCGATCACGCAGTGGGCACGTGAGCACGCCCTGGGGCTCCGCGAGCGACTCGCGCTGTTCCGCACGGTGTGTGAGGCCGTGCATGCCGCCCACGGCCACCTCGTGATTCACCGCGACCTCAAGCCGAGCAACATTCTGGTCACCGCGGACGGTAAGGTGCGGTTGCTCGACTTCGGGATCGCCAAGGTCCTCGATGCGTCGGCGACGTCGCCAGAGACCGGGGACCTGCTGCTCCTCACCCCTGAACATGCGGCCCCGGAGCAGTTTCGCGGCGAAGCGGTGACGACGGCCACGGATGTCTACGCCCTGGGCGTCCTGCTCTACCAGCTTCTTGCAGGGAGCCGGCCGTATCAATTGACGCCAACCACCGCGCTGCCACACGCGGTGTGCGAGGACGATCCCCTACCCGCGAGTATTGCCGCGGCCGACGCATCGCGCCTTCGGGCGGTCGGCCTTGCCACATCGCCAGTGCCACCCGCGGCGATCGCGGGTGACCTCGATGCAATCATCGCGAAGGCCGTGCGCAAGGAACCAGAACGCCGGTACGGGTCGGCGTCGGAACTTGCCGCGGATGTGCGCCGTTACCTGGACGGCTTTCCCGTCGAGGCGCGACCCGGAGACGCTTGCGTGCGTGGCCCGGCGCTTCGTGCGCCGCCATCGGGCCGCGGTCGCAGCAGCAGCCGGTTTGTTCATCGCCCTCGCCTCGCTGGTGGTGGTGTCCGTGCGCGCGGCGCGCGTCAGTCGCGCACAGGCCGCCGCGATTGCCCTTGA